The proteins below come from a single Chryseobacterium bernardetii genomic window:
- a CDS encoding CitMHS family transporter, with amino-acid sequence MLTLLGFLMIIIFMVLIMNKKMTPLTALVIIPVAIALIAGFGPHLGEMMKNGVKEIALTGVMLIFAILYFSLMIDTGLFEPLVNLILKAVGDNPVKTTIGTAILTTLVSLDGDGSSTYIIVVAAMLPLYKKQGMNPLTLTCIIMLAGGIMNILPWGGPTARVMSSLKLGHTEIFVPMIPIMALGILWVIFVAYILGKKEKKRIATYGKYTQYGTSDIIGEADPKLLRPKLIWINLLLTIILLIVMILDIVPLGIAFMIAFCIASVINYPKLKDQQKIISKHAGNALSVAGMIFGAGIFTGILNGTGIMQAMGNSMIEIVPKSWGSYLNIITAIFSVPLTFFLTNDAYYFGILPIIEATGRQLDIAPEILGRASLVGQASHLLSPLVPSTYLLVSLAGVEYSDHLKYTLKWAIGSSIIMLIGALLLGTI; translated from the coding sequence ATGCTTACACTCCTTGGATTTCTGATGATCATCATTTTTATGGTGCTTATCATGAATAAAAAAATGACTCCCCTTACCGCCCTGGTTATTATTCCTGTAGCAATAGCATTAATAGCTGGTTTTGGTCCTCATCTGGGAGAAATGATGAAAAACGGGGTTAAGGAAATTGCCCTTACCGGCGTTATGCTCATTTTTGCAATTCTTTATTTCAGCTTAATGATAGATACCGGGCTTTTCGAACCCTTAGTAAATCTTATTTTAAAAGCTGTTGGAGATAACCCTGTAAAAACCACAATAGGAACTGCTATTCTCACAACCTTAGTTTCTTTGGACGGCGATGGTTCTTCTACTTATATTATTGTGGTAGCAGCTATGCTTCCGTTATATAAAAAGCAGGGAATGAATCCACTTACATTGACCTGTATAATTATGCTGGCAGGTGGAATTATGAACATCCTACCCTGGGGTGGCCCTACAGCAAGGGTTATGAGCTCACTGAAGCTGGGGCATACGGAAATTTTCGTTCCAATGATTCCTATCATGGCTTTAGGAATTCTATGGGTAATATTTGTAGCCTATATTTTAGGTAAAAAGGAGAAAAAGCGCATTGCAACCTACGGGAAATATACTCAATACGGTACCAGTGACATTATCGGGGAGGCCGATCCTAAGCTGCTTCGTCCAAAGCTGATCTGGATCAACCTTTTGCTTACGATCATCTTACTGATTGTTATGATACTCGATATTGTTCCGCTTGGAATAGCTTTTATGATTGCATTTTGTATTGCATCCGTTATCAACTATCCTAAGCTGAAAGATCAACAAAAAATCATTTCAAAACACGCAGGAAATGCTCTTTCTGTGGCAGGAATGATCTTTGGAGCTGGGATTTTTACCGGAATACTCAACGGAACCGGAATTATGCAGGCAATGGGAAACAGTATGATAGAAATTGTTCCCAAAAGCTGGGGCAGTTATCTTAATATTATTACAGCTATTTTCAGTGTTCCGCTTACGTTCTTTCTTACCAATGATGCTTATTATTTTGGAATATTGCCAATTATTGAAGCTACCGGCCGTCAATTGGATATTGCTCCTGAAATATTGGGAAGAGCCAGCCTTGTGGGGCAGGCCTCACATTTGCTGAGCCCGCTTGTTCCTTCCACTTATCTATTGGTATCATTGGCCGGTGTGGAATATTCGGATCATCTGAAATATACACTAAAATGGGCGATCGGATCATCAATCATCATGCTTATAGGCGCACTCCTTCTTGGAACAATATGA
- a CDS encoding cation:dicarboxylate symporter family transporter: MNFLQSQKIFTGKYLKNLTLYVFTAMICGVLAGHYVPEESIKLGVVSRYFFMILEAFILPVIFMAIIYGICQLSEIKNAGNIVLQTILYFLTVGSIAIILGLTFGLVMQPGSDTGIDATRITTSLPKAFEIKDGSFSTVLYLNRHGIFLFLSILIGITMNFSSRKEKFLNILDHGIGIFYTVIKYLYFILPFIIFCNIAYGVAVYGINTLLPLSKVVATVYLADIVFILGILGLISYLFKFNLWKFLLDIKEEIILVITTSSSKTAFPLIFEKMESEGYSRKILRFIIPLGYNFNLAGACIYISVTCCFLIQFYNISLSFNDYVWLFVIISITSKTASGVPGSGFLALIFTLSRFGKIPLTDIALLYSVDRFMNEARSVTNFIGIAVSGAIISKINQHQKGEIPSA, translated from the coding sequence ATGAATTTCCTGCAGTCCCAAAAAATATTCACCGGCAAATACCTTAAAAATCTTACATTGTATGTGTTCACGGCAATGATATGCGGTGTGCTGGCAGGACATTATGTTCCTGAAGAAAGCATTAAACTGGGAGTGGTAAGCCGGTATTTTTTTATGATCCTTGAAGCTTTTATTCTTCCGGTTATTTTTATGGCAATCATTTACGGAATCTGCCAGCTCTCCGAAATTAAAAATGCAGGTAATATTGTATTGCAGACTATTTTATACTTTTTAACAGTAGGCTCAATAGCCATTATCTTAGGTCTTACCTTTGGTTTGGTAATGCAGCCCGGTTCTGATACCGGAATTGATGCTACCCGCATCACCACAAGCCTTCCAAAGGCTTTTGAAATTAAAGACGGAAGTTTTTCTACTGTTTTATACCTTAACAGACATGGTATTTTTCTTTTCCTCTCCATCTTAATAGGAATTACAATGAACTTTTCCTCAAGAAAAGAAAAATTTCTGAATATTTTGGATCATGGGATAGGTATCTTTTATACTGTTATCAAATATCTTTATTTTATTCTTCCATTCATTATTTTCTGTAATATTGCATATGGTGTGGCTGTATATGGCATCAATACTCTTCTTCCGTTAAGTAAAGTAGTTGCAACAGTTTACCTTGCTGACATTGTTTTTATTTTAGGAATTTTAGGTCTTATTTCTTATCTGTTCAAATTCAATCTGTGGAAATTTTTACTGGATATTAAGGAAGAAATTATTTTGGTCATCACTACTTCATCCTCCAAAACTGCTTTTCCTTTAATTTTTGAAAAAATGGAATCTGAAGGATATAGCAGAAAAATTTTGAGGTTTATTATTCCTCTGGGGTATAATTTTAATCTGGCAGGGGCATGTATCTATATTTCAGTAACCTGCTGTTTTCTTATTCAGTTTTATAATATCTCTTTAAGCTTTAATGATTATGTTTGGCTCTTTGTTATTATTTCCATTACTTCTAAAACGGCATCAGGAGTACCCGGTTCAGGATTCTTAGCGCTTATTTTCACATTGAGCAGATTTGGGAAAATTCCATTAACGGATATTGCCCTGCTTTATAGTGTGGACCGTTTTATGAATGAAGCCAGATCAGTAACCAATTTTATTGGTATTGCCGTTTCAGGGGCAATCATTTCTAAAATAAACCAGCATCAGAAAGGGGAAATTCCTTCTGCCTAA
- a CDS encoding DUF2490 domain-containing protein yields the protein MKIKLSLIIIFFLGFYQLISAQSRDNYNMWFQYLLSAKLTDKSTLTALSQYRSFDLAYDTRLFLVSAYVDYEVANEVKPALGMMFLILDSYKSDNNKKERYEKRPFQQVSLGGNIGRTSISHRFRVEERFISNPDEFIVRLRYLISLRIPFNKAGEKEKFYGILKNEIRMNVVKEEPFDSNRLTAGIGIKTGKNSAIEIAFINQLETGSTSNYAYVGYRNSFDWRKNKNK from the coding sequence ATGAAAATTAAATTATCATTAATCATTATTTTCTTCTTAGGATTTTATCAGTTGATCTCTGCACAAAGCCGTGACAACTATAATATGTGGTTCCAGTATCTTTTGTCTGCAAAACTGACGGATAAGAGTACTTTAACTGCCCTTTCCCAATACCGCTCTTTTGACCTGGCTTATGATACCAGGCTTTTTCTGGTCTCTGCTTATGTAGACTATGAGGTTGCCAATGAGGTAAAACCTGCATTGGGAATGATGTTTCTTATCCTGGATTCCTATAAATCTGATAACAACAAAAAAGAGCGATACGAAAAAAGACCTTTCCAGCAAGTGAGCCTTGGGGGAAATATCGGAAGAACTTCCATCTCCCACCGGTTCAGGGTAGAAGAACGCTTTATCAGTAATCCGGATGAATTTATTGTAAGGCTCCGATACCTCATTTCTTTGCGAATTCCATTCAACAAAGCCGGAGAAAAAGAAAAATTCTATGGTATTCTGAAAAATGAAATCAGGATGAATGTTGTAAAAGAAGAACCGTTTGATAGTAACCGCTTAACAGCCGGAATAGGCATCAAAACCGGCAAAAATTCTGCAATAGAAATTGCTTTTATCAACCAGCTGGAAACAGGTTCCACAAGCAATTATGCCTATGTTGGCTACCGAAACAGTTTTGACTGGAGAAAAAATAAAAATAAATAA
- a CDS encoding sensor histidine kinase → MKRLMEYHWGFLLKFQHVLFFIFFFLITFFTENYFLDAPELVWSVLFVIIFNIGIYYLVYFYLVPRFYLSNKYPEFILYAFICFLVSSLFRILLEPAVFNMKFNETLSNTKFLYNVYTAQGIVILVASFLGITKDKFLIEQDFKELGEEKDQLYLALLKSKLNPHFLLNTLNNIYSKSFNPSENTSESILQLSRLLQYVIYDTNKEKITLMQEFSSIKSLIGLYQLKYHNALEIDFEIDDEEILELIEIPPSVCLTLLENALKHSAAGVEADSFIKVKYEILDREFIFEIRNSVPKNKNLIENVNDNGLGNEAVISILEKYYPDRFTFISKAAENNIYETFLKIKL, encoded by the coding sequence TTGAAAAGACTGATGGAATATCATTGGGGTTTCTTGCTGAAATTTCAACATGTTTTATTCTTTATATTCTTTTTTCTGATCACTTTTTTTACCGAAAATTACTTTTTAGACGCTCCGGAATTAGTATGGTCGGTATTATTTGTGATTATTTTCAATATTGGAATTTATTATTTAGTATATTTTTATCTCGTCCCCCGGTTTTATCTTTCCAATAAATATCCGGAATTTATCCTGTATGCCTTTATCTGTTTTCTGGTTTCAAGTCTTTTTAGAATTTTACTGGAACCTGCCGTATTCAATATGAAGTTTAATGAGACATTATCCAACACAAAATTTCTGTATAATGTTTACACGGCACAGGGGATTGTCATTCTGGTTGCTTCATTTCTCGGAATTACGAAAGATAAATTTTTGATAGAACAGGATTTTAAAGAACTTGGTGAAGAAAAGGACCAGTTGTATCTTGCCCTTTTGAAGTCCAAATTAAATCCGCATTTCCTGTTGAATACCCTTAATAATATTTATTCTAAAAGCTTTAACCCTTCAGAAAATACTTCAGAATCTATTTTACAGCTGAGCCGGCTCCTTCAGTACGTTATTTATGATACCAATAAAGAGAAAATTACCCTTATGCAGGAATTTTCATCCATTAAGTCTCTGATCGGGCTTTATCAGCTGAAGTACCATAATGCATTGGAAATTGATTTTGAAATTGACGACGAAGAAATTCTGGAACTTATTGAAATTCCACCCTCTGTTTGCCTTACACTGCTTGAAAATGCCCTGAAGCATTCAGCCGCTGGGGTAGAGGCGGATAGTTTCATAAAAGTTAAATATGAGATCCTAGACCGGGAATTTATATTTGAAATCAGAAATTCTGTCCCAAAAAATAAGAATCTTATAGAAAATGTCAATGATAACGGACTGGGAAACGAAGCTGTTATCAGTATTTTGGAGAAATACTATCCAGACAGATTTACTTTTATATCCAAAGCAGCTGAAAACAATATATACGAGACTTTCTTAAAAATTAAATTATAA